In Spinacia oleracea cultivar Varoflay chromosome 5, BTI_SOV_V1, whole genome shotgun sequence, a single window of DNA contains:
- the LOC110775753 gene encoding uncharacterized protein, producing MQNGSSSSNGVGEGRKPLSEMVADCVRRWFQDTLKEAKGGDVNMQVLVSQMYFAGYGVPKDDQKARLWLSRASRVRASVWKVGEKHPGYNASDSDSDELIGEAH from the exons ATGCAAAACGGAAGTAGCAGCAGCAACGGCGTCGGAGAGGGGCGGAAGCCGTTGTCAGAGATGGTGGCTGACTGTGTGAGGCGGTGGTTTCAAGACACTCTCAAGGAGGCCAAAGGCGGCGACGTCAATATGCAAGTTCTTGTCAGTCAGATGTACTTCGCTGGTTATGGTGTTCCCAAAGATGACCAAAAG GCAAGGTTATGGTTGTCAAGGGCTTCTAGGGTAAGAGCATCAGTTTGGAAAGTGGGTGAAAAGCATCCTG GCTATAATGCAAGTGATTCCGATTCTGATGAATTGATTGGTGAAGCACACtga